The nucleotide window TTTTGCATGTCTGCTGGTGTGATGGTGGAGTGAAGTGGAGGTCAAATTTTGAGTGGTGGTCACAGGCTAGGAAATTTATGATTACTTATTCATAAATCTGCAATTCTGTCCTCAATGTTGTTAGGCCATCAGCAAAGAAAAGTTTGCCCTTGTGTTGCCTGAATTTCATAGGTGGCCCCATCATATTTAAACTCAACGATTTCTGGAAAATTTGGTTCTCATTGCTGTTGATAAAAACCTGGTATTTCTATGGCGTCCtgcaaggaaaaaataaaactgttttaaaaaggaaagacaatatgaAAAGCAGGAAAGGAAAAAGTATGGAAAGGAAGCATTTGATTTTACTTTGTCACAATGGAACGTAGCTTTAAATTGCAATATTAATGGCTGTCTGATAGCAGGGAATCTCAACTGCAgtgcaatgaaaaaaaaagtggagttagcatttaaaaaacatgtatATTGACCAATTTAATTGTCTGCAGCCCTAAATTGGGGTGTTGCTGCAATGTAGTAGTAATTGGATTTAAGAGTTCTAAATTAGGATAATCAAAATAACATAAGAGAAGATGCATATAATATAACACCTAAGAAGTTGAATCCAAGACATGAAAATAAGCAATAAAAAACATGTGTAATTCATGCAGAGTAACGAAAGTAAAAGATCAAACCATGGGTCAATGGATTGAAGCATTGATTAAATGGAAGAAAGTTTGAGAGGACAAAATCAAcattataaaaaagatatttgctTGGTGCAAAAAAACTTTTCTCTGTGGAAAAGAAAGCATAATCTAGGTTCCTTCCGTCCTTGGGTGTTGCCCAGTGGCTTGGCCACCGACGGAGTGGATCTTTGCTCTCTACAAACGCTGGGGTTCCTTCTTCGATCCTAGGGAGTTCTAACTACCTCGGTCTCTaaattttttccttgtttttccCAATCGCGTGCCGTATCACTTTTTCTCATCTTGGGCTATGAAATAGTTGCCAGTTGGAACTGCTGTTGATGGGGAAGAACAAGGGTCGTCAATCGCACTTAGCTACAAAGCAAATTATGGTGAAGGGTACTACCTCAGGTTCACGTAAATCCCAAACATCTGCTACTTCTGGTCTGGCTGGttgcttggatgttgtccaAGCAAATCAGAATGCTTATACTGCTTCACAGGATAATCTTGTAGGCAAGGTGCTTGTAAAAAAGGCAGGGACAAGTTCTGCAAAAACTGATGATGTCGCACACCAAGTGTTTGATAATTTGTCAGAATGCAATGCTGAATCTGAATCTTCCCCATAGGTTTCTTGCACCTTAGGGGACAATGATTCAACCACTGATGATGATTCATCTCACTCCTGTGGCTCTAAGTCATCACCGCAGCTAGACGACAATAAGGCTCCCACTCCTTGGGTTAATCTTTTCAAAGATAACAGAAGCCCTTCCAAAGGTTTTGGAATGAAGTTCTCCCCTCCACCCTCTGATGATGAAGTGCTGTTGGAAGAAACTGATTTGCAACCCCTGGAAGAGGCTTGGGGACATAGCCTTATTGGCTATGTGGCTGGTCGATTCCCAGGAAAGAAAGCTCTACTGGATTGTTGCCAAAAATGGGGAGTCAAGTTTTCATACTCAGCTCATGAAAGTGGTTGGCTGGTGTTTAAATTTGAGTCTGAGGATGATCTGAACCAAGTCCTCTCTGCAAGCCCTTACTTCATATTTCAAAGACCCCTACTGCTGAAGGTTATGCCAACATTCTTTGACTTTGGCAATGAGGAGCTCAGCAAGATCCTTGTCTGGGTTAAACTCAGAAATCTACCTCTAGAGCTTTGGAATCCTCAAGCCGTAGGGAAAATCCTGTCCAAGATTGGTTCGCCCATTCGATCTGACCATCTTACTACTTCTAAGGGGTCTATTTCTTTTGCTAGAGCTTTAGTTGAGGTTGATGCTTCTTTGGAGCTCATCGATGAAGTGCGATTTAGACTTCCTACAGGGAAGACTTTTGCGCAAAAGATTGAGTATGAAAATAGACCTTCTTTTTGCACTCACTGCAAGATGATTGGGCACCGCCTCACTAATTGTAAAACTGTCACTGCAAATAAGCATGTTCTCATCACAGCCTGCCCCATCTTGGATCAACCACAAGTGGGTGATTCAACAATGCCCCCACATACCAATACAGTAGGCCCCTCTGATAATCCAAAGAATGTCTAGACTAATCTGTCTGTCCCTCCTCACAGAAAATATGTTCTGGTTGCAAATCATGTTCCTGTCCTTCAGAATTCTTCTGACCTCAAAGAAACAGGGAACACTGAGTTGGATGATCCTATAGAAGAGGGGTTTGTTCAGGTGAAAACTAAACAccagaaaaaggtaaaaaagtgCAACTTATAAAGACAAACCGTATTGAGGATATGCAAGCTGATGTCCAAAGAGGAAGAAATCATAAAGTTGTAACTAGGGTCGAGGAGGCTTCCTCCCGTCCGAATCCATGATCATTGCCTCTTGGAATATCAGAGGCTTTAATTTGCCTCTGAAGCATCATGCGATGCAGAGCTTCCTTCGCTGCAAGGAAATTAACGTCATGGTTGTGTTGGAAACTAAGTTGAATAAGGCTTCAGTTGAGTAAATCATGAGAAGAAAGTTTGGTGACTGGCACTTCACCCATAACTTTGCTTCTCATAATGCTGGCAGAATTCTTATCCTCTGGAAGCAGGATAAGATTCATCTTTCTGTTTTGGAGTCAAATGCCCAATTGATTCACTGTGCTATTGATTGTAAAACCACTGCCAAGCGCTTTCATGTTTCATTCATCTATGGTCTTCACTCCATTATGGCAAGAAGATCTCTTTGGATAAATCTGAATAGTATCAATGCTAATATGAGTTGTCCTTGGCTCCTCCTTGGTGACTTCAACTCCATTATGTCTCCCACCGACCGTTTCAATGGAGTTGAGCCCAATGCTTATGAGTTGCAAGATTTTGTTGATTGCTATTCTGACCTGGGGTTGGGGAGCATCAACACTCATGGCCCCTTGTACACATGGACTAATGGCAGGGTGTGGAGCAAACTGGACAGAGCTTTATGTAACCAGGCCTGGTTCAATTCCTTTGGAAATTCTGCTTGTGAAGTTATGgagtttatttctatttcagACCATACTCCTCTAGTTGTCACCACTGAGTTGGTAGTGCCTAGAGGTAATTCTCCATTTAAATTCAATAATGCTATTGTGGATCATCCAAATTTCTTAAGAATTGTTGCAGATGGCTGGAAGCAAAATATTCATGGCTGTAGCATGTTCAAGGTCTGTAAGAAATTGAAAGCTCTTAAAGCTCCCTTGAAGAATCTTTTTAAGCAGGAGTTCAGCAACATCTCCAACCGAGTGGAGGTAGCTGAGGCTGAATATAACAGTGTGCTTAATTCTCTAAAGCAAAATCCTCAGGATCCTTCCCTTCTTGCTCTGGCAAACCGCACTAGAGGGCAGACCATTATGCTTAGAAAAGCGGAGTCTATGAAATTTGCTCAGCtcatcaaaaataaatatctcCTGCAGGCTGATAAATGCTCCAAATTCTTTCATGCTTTAATCAAGCGCAACAGACACAACCAGTTTATTACTGCCATAAAGCTAGAGGATGGGCATAACACTTCCTCCCAAGATGAAATTGCCCTTGCTTTTGTGAATCACTTTAGGAATTTGTTTAGTGCTCATGAGCTGACCCAAATTCCTTCCATTTCGATCTGCAACAGGGGTCCTAAGGTTCCCACCGATTGCTTTGCGGCCTTACTTTGTCCTACTTctaagcaagaggtttggaacgTTATTTTTGTGATGGATAACAATAAAGCTCCTGGGCCAGATGGTTTCAATGttttattcttcaagaaggcttGGAATATCATTGATGATGATATCTTTGCAGCGGTTAATGAATTCTTTACAACTGGAAAACTTCTAAAGTAGCTCAACCATGCTATTATTGCGCTTATTCCTAAGCATGATCAGGCCTCCCAGGTTAACCATTTTAGACCCATATCTTGCTGTAATTTGTTATACAAGATTGTGTCTAAAATTCTGGCCAACTGCATAGCCCCAGTGCTTGAGACTATTATTGGGGAAACTCAAACTGCTTTCATTAAGAACAGAAAGATGATGGACAACATCTTCCTAGTTCAAGAGATTTTGCGCAAATATGCCCGGAAAAGATCCTCTCCGAGATGCCTCCTGAAAATTGACTTGCATAAAGCTTATGATTCCATTTCCTGGGAATTCTTGGATTGGATGCTTAAGTCCATTGGCTTCCCAGCCCAGTTCTGTACTTTGATCATGGAATGTGTTTCTTCCACTTCCTTTAGTGTGGCAGTCAATGGATTCATTTATGGTCACTTCAAAGGATAGCGGGGTCTTAGACAAGGGAATCCTCTCTCCCCTTATCTGTTTGTGCTCTGTTTGGAGCACTTTTCCAGAGATATGAGCAGCCTCAAGGATGAtgccaattttaaatttcatcccaACTGTGCAGGTATTCAACTATCTCATTTGGCTTTTGCATATGATGTTATGCTTCTATCTAGAGGAGATATCCCTTCCGTGTCAACTATGTTTGCCAAGCTTCAGCACTTCTGTAGGGTTTCAGGGCTTTCCATCAGCTCTGATAAATCTTCCATATACTCAGCCGGTATTAGGCCTCATGAGCTTTCTCATATTCAACAGCTTACTTGGGTGTTCCCCTTTTATCATCTAGATTAAATGTATGTCATTATGCTCCCTTGCTTTCCAAGATTACTGGCCTGATTCAGGGATGGAGCAAGAAGTCTTTATCTTATGCAGGTAAGTTAGAGTTGATCAGAGCAGTTATTCAAGGAATTGTGAATTTCTGGATGGGGATTTTTCCTTTGCCGCAATCTGTTATGGATCGAATCAATGCTTCGTGCCGTAATTTTCTGTGGGGCAAAGTGGATATTGGCAAAAACAAGCCCTTGGTTACTTAGTCAGTAGTTTGTTCTCTGAAAAAAGAAGGGGGCTTAGGCCTttttaatctcaaggactgGAACCTTGCGCTTCTTTCCCGTATCCTGTGGGACTTTCATTGTAAGAAAGATTCTTTATGGGTTCGGTGGGTTCACCATTACTATTTCAAAGGGAGCGATGTGTGGAATTACAAtacttcttcatcagattcagttttgataaagaaaatcattcaaataagggactttattatctccaaagagctaagtacggaagaggccaaaaagaggattcaatcttggagcaccaatgaacaattgcttgttggcaaagtctatgaatacattagaggtgtcaagcctactgttagttggtgttctgttatatggaacccagcaatcccccttaagatgtctttcattctgtggcttgctaaaaggaaccggctgcttactcttgacaaaattgcttttttgaacaagggttccctttgccctttatgttcaaatgaggctgagtcaaatgcttatttgttcttttcttgcaggaaatctctccaagtttgggctcacattcgtgatttggctcCTTTCTGCAGGCGTTTCACTTCTTTACAGCGCATTAttgactctttaattaggggcagatccacatcaggtgttcaaggaaaattacgttgtttggctatagcaattacagtctATTGCATCTGGCTAtctaggaacaagctgatttttgaagattatcaattttctgtaatagaggttattagcaagattaagtttcttatgtatagacaagcgcacctgttgcatttgttttagcatcttgatataggccttcttgtattagggaggcttttgattttctctaGCTGCGGGGTATGTCccgtttattgttgtatcattttgggtttaatataatttacatttttccctaaacattataaaaagaacataaaagaTGATGTATATAACCGAACAACTCAGAAGCTTAATACAATACTTGGAAATAATGGTAATAGAACCCTACAAAATTTAATAGGCACTCAAAAAGCTTTAACTTAATGttctttctgttttgtttaGGCTGGAGCATAATGGAATAGGATACTGATAGGCTGTTTTTGCGTACATGCATGATTCAAATGTTATTCTAGATGACATGCTAGCTAGGGTCCATTGACAATGGCAATATAGTAGCATCAGTTTAAATTATTGGATAATTTTCACTACTTGTTAGCAATgaacaaaactaaattaatatttaaagaatttaatagtGTTGGTGGTGTTAAAGAAGACTTAtttcttactatctatttaagaATACAATATCAGAACCACTGGAACAGGGTTTTGAATTAGTATCAACAAAATGTCAAAATAGAACATGCATTGCCATAAAAAGACAACATGAATGCAAAAAGTGTGAGGGGCAAAAATGTGGATTTAAACATTGCTGATATCTAAATAGTAAGGTAGATGATAACGTAGTATGTAAGAAACCTAAGACAATGGGtgcaaataaatgaaatagaagGCGGGAAAATGAATTAGGGGTTTGGCACATGAAAGAAGGTTGAGTGAGACAATCATGGATTCAAAGCTAGAATTGTTCAATATGTCTGTCCTAAATTGCAAGTGCAAAAGTCACAAATATAGATGGCAAGATGTTGAATTTTGGTTGGGATATCGATGAAAAATGTAAGCAAAGGCAaggaaaaaatcaagaaatgaaTAGACATCCAGTGAGGTATTCGGTTTAGACTTACCTTGCTTGAGGCAGTTGATGAAGCGGAACTCATGGTGGTAGTCGCTTTGAGAGAATGATTTGCTTAGATTTGAAGTGGAGGTGGTAGAAAAAGGAAGGGTGGTTTGATGGTGTGAGGTAGTGGGTGATGGAAGGGTCATTGCTTTTCGGTGGCTGTAACTGGCGGCAAGTTAAGTGGTTTGGGAACCGTGGAGCATTGAATGTTACGTCCAAAGATTGGACGTGAATGGGCAGAATAATGAGTATGAAGGTCCGTGGGGGTGGAGGCAGGCGAAGAGGTTTTTTGATTGTTGAATATAACAAAGATTttgacacaatttttttattgttataaatacAATTTCCATTATCAAATGAATGACGTGTCTAATGCTGAAATCGGTAATGATTTGGGAGAGATAATATTTTCCATGGGCAATTGATTATCTAACAAAAGAGAAATCGTTCTActaaaagagtaataataagtgTATTATCCTAGGAAAAGAGCCAGAATAACATATAGAGTTCATTTGCTGAATGGTAGTATTTAAATTGAGATaagcattttagttttttttcgtGCAATTCATGAAAGAAATGGTTAATTTGGAGTTTATGAAAAGGGATGGAAATTTAAAATGCAACAAATAAGAAAATGCACTTCATAACGGAAGAGTGGTTATTTGAAGTTGATGAATTATAGATTGGCTCATTTGATGATGTTTTAACTGTATATTAGAGATCATATGAGTAAGAAGCAAATACAGTTGTGCATAGAATTAAATTTGGAATCGCAAATAAATTGGATTTACCTTTTAATATTTGTAAAGACCTCTTTGAAAACCACATTCGTGGTTaaagtcattttttttgttctgatCATGTATTAAAATTCGAAGTCCTTTCTTTGACTTGACCCTTGATAATGCAACATATAATTGGCCATGTGAAAAAACTGGTTTTGGCAAGTAAAGTCCAACTGAAGATAGGGATTGTCCTTGGGATTTGTTAATTGTCATTGCATAAGAAAGCATTATTGGAAATTGTCTCCTCAATAGCTTAAAAGGTCATGGTGACTGTGAAGGCGACATAGACATTCGTGGGATATAAACAAGATCTCTGATATTTGTCCCAGAAATTATGTCAGCTGCAATAACATGTTTTGCTAGCCTTGTGACAATTAACCTAGTACCGTTACACAACCCTTGAGTTTGGTCTAAGTTCCTTAATAGCATTATAGGTGTTCCAATTTTGAGTTTGAGACAATGATTGGGTAAGCCAGATGTTGTCAATGAATTAAGAAATTCAGTTGTGAGTGAGCGGAAATGACAACTTTCAATGGTTTCAGATTTGTCAACTGAATCAGAGCTTAGATATTCCATTTGTTCACCTATCATTATTTTAGACATAAAAACGCAAATTCATCAACCAAAAATGTAAAATCCAGGAAAGTTgactaaaagatgaaaaacaccATAAGATAATTTAGTATATGATCACTTGGTATCATTGTAAGCATATAATCATTAACTTGTTGTATTGTTTCATTTGTAGAAGCTAATATTGCTCTGGTTTGGAAGTATTCACGATCATTGTGATGATGACATAGGTCTGGGAATGTAGAGCTAATTATACTATGAATAGGATCATTATATTCTGTGATTAATAGTTCTTGTGGAATTTCAATAGTAGCGTAGCCATCATTTTCATGTCCAATAATACCATCACCAATATCTATAATCCATTGTGCAAAAGCTGCAATTTCTTCTTGATCTGTTGCTTGCATGTTGTTTTGTAAGCACATGTTTTTTGTCAGTCTCAAGATCTGACAATGATCCCATAGATAAGAGGAATTAATTGTTGCATTAACAATATCAGAGCGGCTGCCTCTTGGAATGACTGGCAGGATCTGCCAGAAATCTCCACCAAAGACCATTACTTTACCTCCAAAGATTTTATTGTCCTTTGAGTTGTGTTTGATGATATCTCTAAGGCTGTGATCAAGTGCCTCAAAACAGAATTTGTGAGCCATGGGTGCTTCATCTCGAATGATTAGACTCGTTTGATTTAATAGTTCAACTAATTGAGTTCCTTGATGGATATTGCAAGTTGAGTCTTCAAAAACTGGAActggaattttgaattttgaatgtgcAGTTCTACCTCCAGGCAATAACAGAGAAGCTATGCTGCTAGAAGCAaccataattataattttattgtcaGCTCTTAGTGAACTTGCAAGTGTTTTCCAAATGTATGTTTTTCCTGTACCTCCATATCCAT belongs to Glycine soja cultivar W05 chromosome 5, ASM419377v2, whole genome shotgun sequence and includes:
- the LOC114411129 gene encoding uncharacterized protein LOC114411129, with translation MMDNIFLVQEILRKYARKRSSPRCLLKIDLHKAYDSISWEFLDWMLKSIGFPAQFCIQLSHLAFAYDVMLLSRGDIPSVSTMFAKLQHFCRVSGLSISSDKSSIYSAGIRPHELSHIQQLTWGWSKKSLSYAGKLELIRAVIQGIVNFWMGIFPLPQSVMDRINASCRNFLWGKVDIGKNKPLVT